In the Bacteroidota bacterium genome, TGGAAGCATTCCCGTTGAGCAGATGAATATCCTGGAAGAACTGGGCAGATGGACACACAAGCATGCCGATGCCATCTACGGGACGCAGGCCGGAATTGCAAAGGATTACTACTACGGCCCTTCGGCATTATCAGCCGATAGCAACATACTTTATCTTTTTCTGGATGGCCGTCCTTCAGGCCCCGTCCCTGTTAAAGGAATCAAGAACAAGGTGAACCGCATCTGGGTGGTCGGAAACGGTACCAAACTTTCCTGGGATATCAAAATGAAACAGTATTGGAGCGAAGTGCCCGGCATTTTGTATATTGATGTCCCACAGGAAGTGCTTGATCCGCAAATTACTGTTATTGCTGTTTTGCTGGATGGGGAAATAGATATTTATGAATAGAAAATATTGAATAATGAAACAAATCCTGTTATTTTTCCTCTTCATTTTCTTATCTGTTTCAAGTTTAATAAGCCAGGAAAGCAGCTACCGGTTTCCGTTCCAGGATCCGGCCCTTGGCATGGAAAAACGGATTTCCGATCTGATCTCCCGCTTGAGCCTGGAGGAAAAAGCTTCCATGATGCTGTATAACAGTCCGGGCGTTGAGCGCCTCGGCATTCCGCCTTACAACTGGTGGAATGAGTGCCTTCATGGCGTAGCCCGTGCGGGAAAGGCAACGGTATTCCCTCAGGCTATAGGTATGGCGGCGACATTTGATCCTGACCTTGTTTACAGGATCGCCGGAGCCATTTCCGATGAAGCCCGCGCCAAACACAATGCTGCGGTAGCCAAAGGCAGTTACGAGCAATATACGGGATTAACATTCTGGACTCCCAATGTTAATATTTTCCGTGATCCCCGCTGGGGCCGGGGTCAGGAGACCTATGGCGAAGATCCTTATCTGACATCCAGGATTGGCGAGGCCTTTGTTGGCGGCTTACAGGGTGATGATCGCCGTTACCTTAAAGCAGCGGCATGCGCCAAGCATTATGTGGTTCACAGCGGACCGGAAGAATCGCGGCACCACTTTGACGCCACCCCTCCGGAAAGGGATTTTTTTGAGACCTATCTTCCTGCATTCAAGGCTTTGGCTGATACCGGTGTGGAAGCGGTAATGTGTGCGTACAACAGGACATACGGACTGCCCTGCTGCGGGAGCCCTCTGCTTTTACAGAAAGTGCTGAGGGAATATCTGGGTTTTGAGGGGCATATTGTGTCCGACTGTTGGGCCCTGGACGATATTTGGGCAAGGCACAAGGTTGTGGATACCCGTGCAGAGGCTGCTGCCATGGCTGCCAATGCCGGGGTTAACCTTAATTGCGGGTATATTTATAAATACCTTCCGGAAGCAGTCGACAGCGGATTGGTGTTGGAATCAACGATTGACTCGAACCTGGCGGTTTTACTGAGAACACGGTTCCGGCTTGGACTCATGGATCCTCCGGAAATGGTGCCATTCAACGCTATACCCCGGGAAGTCGTGAATTGTGATGAGCACAGGGAAATGGCGCTGGAGGCCGCAACCAAATCCATTGTTCTGCTGAAAAACGAAAACAATACCCTCCCGCTCGACGAATCAAAGATCCGGAATATATTCATTACCGGCCCTACGGCTTTTGATAATGATGCACTGGTAGGTAATTATAACGGTTTCTCAGGAAACATGGTCACTTTCGTCGAAGGCATCGTTAACCGGTCTGATCCCGGAACCGTAGTCGATTACAGCCGGGGTTGCCTACTGAATACCGACAGCATTTTCCATGGTTTCTGGGAAGCCCGCCGTGCCGACGTAAGCATAGCGGTCGTCGGCTTGAACCGTATGCTTGAAGGGGAGGAAGGCGATGCAATGCTGGCAGAAGGGGGGGACCGCCAGGATATACGCCTGCCACGTAATCAGGTGGAATTCCTTCATAAACTAAGGCACAACATAAAAGAAAAACCACTGATCGTGGTGATCACCGGAGGAAGCGCCATTGCAACAGAGGAGATTGACTCCCTCGCCGATGCTATGCTTTTTGCCTGGTATCCCGGGGAACAAGGAGGAAATGCGCTGGCAGATATACTTTTTGGAAGCTCCAATCCCTCCGGAAGACTGCCTGTTACATTTTACCGTAACATTGAGGACCTCCCTCCCTACGATGATTATTCTATGGAAGGCAGAACATACCGGTACTTTTCAGGAAAGGTAAGCTTCCCATTTGGGCATGGGCTTAGCTATTCAGACTTCGCTTATGAGAACCCAAGGGTTGCTGAAGGTTTGATTGTTGCAGGAAATGATATCCGGCTTTCACTTACCATAAGCAACAATAGCGATACCCCGGGTGATGAAGTCGTTCAGGTTTATGCAGCCAGGAAGAAATCCGGAAACTTCCGTCCCAGGAAAACACTCATCGCATTCCAGAGAGTGAGCCTCGATGCAAATGAGAAAAAACATATAAACTTCGTGATTAACTCTTATCGCCTGTCCTATTTTAACGAATATTCAAAACGCTACAGGATAGACCCGGGATTATACGAATTACAGATAGGAGCTTCTTCAGAAGATATTCGCGCCAGGGGAGAGGTGATCATCTTTGATTGACTTCCTGCTAACAGGCTTTCAATAATGATTAGATTTGTCAAAACTATTTATTGATATCAAAAACCCTCAATTTATCCTGATCAAATGACATCAAAACCCATTTTCATCATTTTATTATTGGTGGCAAGCACCATGGACTTATTAGCACAACACCATGAAGGACCTTATTTCCCGGAAACCGACACCATGGTACTGGAGAAGCTGGATCAATGGCAGAATCTTAAATTCGGGCTTCTCATGCACTGGGGGCCCTACAGCCAGTGGGGCGTGGTAGAATCGTGGTCAATCTGTGCCGAAGATGAGGGATGGTGCCGGAGGAATAACCCTGATTATATTGCTTACAAAAGAGATTACGAGAACCTGAAGACCACCTTTAATCCGGTGAAGTTTGAGCCTGAGCGCTGGGCAGAGGCTGCCCGCTCAGCAGGAATGAAGTACGTGGTTTTTACCACCAAACACCACGATGGTTTCTGTATGTTTGATACAAAGTATACTGATTACAAGGTTACCGATCCGGGATGCCCGTTCAGTGTGGATAAACGTTCCAATATAACCCTGGAAATCTTCGATGCATTCAGGAAGGAAGGATTGTGGACCGGAGCCTATTTTTCCAAGCCCGATTGGCATTGTGAGTATTACTGGTGGCCGAATTTTGCTACACCCGATCGTAATGTTAATTATGACATTAAAGCTTATTCTGAACGATGGGAAAATTATATTGAATTCACCCACAACCAATTACTGGAGTTGGTATCGGATTACGGGAAGGTTGACATATTATGGCTCGACGGTGGTTGGGTCAGAAAGAAGTCGGATGATGAAATAAGGCGCGCCATCAACAGTCCGGATTTTAAATTTACCCGCATACAGAAC is a window encoding:
- a CDS encoding glycoside hydrolase family 3 C-terminal domain-containing protein: MKQILLFFLFIFLSVSSLISQESSYRFPFQDPALGMEKRISDLISRLSLEEKASMMLYNSPGVERLGIPPYNWWNECLHGVARAGKATVFPQAIGMAATFDPDLVYRIAGAISDEARAKHNAAVAKGSYEQYTGLTFWTPNVNIFRDPRWGRGQETYGEDPYLTSRIGEAFVGGLQGDDRRYLKAAACAKHYVVHSGPEESRHHFDATPPERDFFETYLPAFKALADTGVEAVMCAYNRTYGLPCCGSPLLLQKVLREYLGFEGHIVSDCWALDDIWARHKVVDTRAEAAAMAANAGVNLNCGYIYKYLPEAVDSGLVLESTIDSNLAVLLRTRFRLGLMDPPEMVPFNAIPREVVNCDEHREMALEAATKSIVLLKNENNTLPLDESKIRNIFITGPTAFDNDALVGNYNGFSGNMVTFVEGIVNRSDPGTVVDYSRGCLLNTDSIFHGFWEARRADVSIAVVGLNRMLEGEEGDAMLAEGGDRQDIRLPRNQVEFLHKLRHNIKEKPLIVVITGGSAIATEEIDSLADAMLFAWYPGEQGGNALADILFGSSNPSGRLPVTFYRNIEDLPPYDDYSMEGRTYRYFSGKVSFPFGHGLSYSDFAYENPRVAEGLIVAGNDIRLSLTISNNSDTPGDEVVQVYAARKKSGNFRPRKTLIAFQRVSLDANEKKHINFVINSYRLSYFNEYSKRYRIDPGLYELQIGASSEDIRARGEVIIFD
- a CDS encoding alpha-L-fucosidase, giving the protein MTSKPIFIILLLVASTMDLLAQHHEGPYFPETDTMVLEKLDQWQNLKFGLLMHWGPYSQWGVVESWSICAEDEGWCRRNNPDYIAYKRDYENLKTTFNPVKFEPERWAEAARSAGMKYVVFTTKHHDGFCMFDTKYTDYKVTDPGCPFSVDKRSNITLEIFDAFRKEGLWTGAYFSKPDWHCEYYWWPNFATPDRNVNYDIKAYSERWENYIEFTHNQLLELVSDYGKVDILWLDGGWVRKKSDDEIRRAINSPDFKFTRIQNQDIRMDELVQKVRQKQPGIIVVDRAVPGINQNYLTPENQVPEKMLPYPWESCIIAGGSWSWVPNAKYMSGRKVVHLLVDIVAKGGNLLLNIAPGPDGTWDPGAYDMLRETGEWMKLNSEAIYGTRPLYPYKEGKICLTRKNDGRTFLIYLADEGETDIPKVISLMQYCPEEGSIARLVGSEENLSWEKNGEGCVIHIPDHLTRNPYCLNAWAIEINQ